The Pecten maximus unplaced genomic scaffold, xPecMax1.1, whole genome shotgun sequence genome window below encodes:
- the LOC117318345 gene encoding hydroxysteroid dehydrogenase-like protein 2, translating into MRKAALVVGASRGIGRQIALSLSKNRYGVGVASKTETSTETLPGSIYTVAAEIEAEGGRAEPMVCNTRSEEDIKEAVQKCIKEFGRLDVAVYNAGSITWDKVINTKTKKYDLMNEVNARGAYIMVQEVLPHFLEQKSGKIILVSPPIYNRFFKGKTPYSMSKVAMTVLVHGLANELQGTGVSISALWPATVIRSHVTDKLKVPLKLMRTPDIFADAVVKIAEDPTEKLNGQALIDEDYLRTTGVSDFSMYRCDSDHEPSRMMPQRFPSLLVEEEDQNVPLSAARENTNSDINSKL; encoded by the exons ATGAGGAAGGCAGCTTTAGTTGTAGGCGCCTCACGGGGGATCGGGAGGCAGATCGCTCTGTCATTGTCAAAAAATCGCTACGGTGTGGGCGTGGCATCAAAGACTGAGACATCCACCGAAACACTTCCTGGTTCTATTTACACAGTGGCGGCGGAAATCGAGGCCGAGGGGGGTAGGGCTGAACCTATGGTCTGTAACACACGGTCCGAGGAAGATATCAAGGAAGCTGTCCAAAAGTGCATTAAAGa GTTTGGCAGGTTAGATGTAGCCGTTTATAACGCTGGGTCAATCACGTGGGATAAAGTtatcaacacaaaaacaaaaaaatatgacCTGATGAATGAAGTGAATGCACGAGGAGCTTACATCATGGTACAGGAAGTCCTCCCACATTTCCTGGAACAGAAATCCGGCAAAATTATACTGGTGTCGCCGCCAATATACAATAG ATTCTTTAAAGGGAAGACACCGTATTCCATGTCGAAAGTAGCCATGACAGTCCTTGTCCACGGACTGGCAAATGAACTGCAAGGGACAG GGGTTTCAATTAGTGCTTTGTGGCCGGCAACAGTCATCAGAAGTCACGTGACTGATAAGTTAAAGGTACCCCTGAAACTCATGAGGACACCTGACATATTTGCTGACGCGGTAGTAAAAATTGCCGAAGATCCGACTGAAAA GCTGAATGGCCAGGCGTTGATAGACGAGGATTACCTGAGGACAACAGGTGTGTCTGATTTCTccatgtacaggtgtgacagtgACCACGAACCTTCTCGCATGATGCCCCAAAGATTCCCCTCCCTCTTGGTTGAGGAGGAGGACCAGAACGTACCACTTTCAGCAGCACGAGAAAATACAAACAGCGATATAAATAGTAAACTATGA